One window from the genome of Cyclobacterium amurskyense encodes:
- a CDS encoding amidohydrolase/deacetylase family metallohydrolase, with the protein MKFILIICFCVAYNLQAIGQNYDFIIKGAYLVDAKNKIRDTMDVGIADGKIAAVSKILPENGAKKVIQASGMILSPGLIDPHTHVFVGSKNKTFADGFYSVSPDDFTFRSGVTTVVDAGTSGWRNFETFKTNVIDASQTRVLAFLNISGTGMSGNPTQENLSDMDPEKAYETLKQYPDILVGIKIGHYTGTDWLPFDNALKASGKAGKPLLVECHLPEYSLADQLNKMRPGDIITHSFEEIDERLPIIDEEGRLHPFVKAAYERGINFDVGHGGAGFWFSQAIPAYQQGLVPNSFGTDLHRFSMNSGMKNMLNVMSKFINIGMNVEEVIEKASWKTAQAIHREDLGHLSVGAVADLTLLRLLQGDYGFIDAGKKKIKGKYKLETELTIKDGKVVYDLNGLAADKYH; encoded by the coding sequence ATGAAGTTTATTCTCATTATATGCTTTTGTGTCGCTTACAATCTGCAAGCAATTGGCCAGAATTACGATTTTATCATTAAAGGAGCCTATCTTGTAGATGCAAAAAACAAAATCCGTGACACCATGGATGTGGGTATAGCAGACGGGAAAATAGCAGCAGTCTCTAAAATTCTACCGGAAAATGGGGCGAAAAAGGTAATTCAGGCTTCAGGAATGATCCTCAGCCCTGGATTAATTGACCCGCATACCCATGTATTTGTAGGAAGCAAAAACAAGACTTTTGCAGACGGCTTTTACAGTGTTTCACCTGACGACTTCACCTTTCGTTCAGGCGTTACTACAGTAGTAGATGCGGGTACTTCAGGATGGCGAAATTTCGAGACTTTCAAAACGAATGTAATAGATGCCTCACAGACACGAGTGCTGGCATTTTTAAATATCTCCGGAACGGGAATGAGTGGAAACCCCACACAGGAAAACCTCTCCGACATGGATCCCGAAAAAGCCTACGAAACATTAAAACAATACCCAGATATCCTGGTCGGGATTAAAATTGGGCATTATACAGGCACAGACTGGCTTCCTTTCGACAATGCACTTAAGGCATCGGGAAAAGCCGGCAAGCCTTTATTGGTGGAATGTCACCTGCCGGAATATTCATTGGCTGATCAACTGAACAAAATGCGCCCGGGTGACATCATTACCCATAGCTTTGAAGAAATAGACGAAAGATTACCCATCATAGATGAAGAAGGCAGATTACACCCATTTGTAAAAGCAGCTTATGAGAGAGGAATTAATTTCGATGTAGGCCACGGTGGTGCAGGTTTTTGGTTTAGTCAAGCCATTCCAGCTTACCAACAGGGTTTGGTTCCCAATTCTTTTGGTACAGACCTCCACCGCTTTAGCATGAATAGCGGAATGAAGAACATGTTGAATGTCATGTCCAAATTCATCAATATTGGCATGAACGTGGAAGAGGTTATCGAAAAAGCTTCCTGGAAAACTGCTCAGGCCATACACAGAGAAGACCTCGGTCATCTAAGTGTAGGTGCGGTGGCCGATCTAACACTATTGCGGTTACTTCAAGGAGACTATGGATTTATTGATGCAGGTAAAAAGAAAATTAAAGGTAAATATAAATTAGAAACAGAGCTGACCATAAAAGACGGGAAGGTCGTTTATGACCTTAATGGCTTGGCAGCAGATAAATACCACTAA